AAACATTAAAaggtgaataaataaataagcaagcAGTTATATTTACGAGCTATTTCCCTTTCAGCGGCTTCAATGGCTGTAAAAGAAAAACTTAACAGTCGTTAGTACTTACACCCTCTAGCAAGGGATTTATGAAAAGTAACGGGAAGGCTTCACCATTTAACGTTGACCCTTGACTGAACCGTTtcgtttgtttggatattttaCCTTTGTGGTACCTACTTATAACCTTGGTCCAGTGGTAAGCCTATGCGGATTTGAATCATTAAGTCCAGGGTTCAGATatagtgataaaaaatatataatattttattcatgaaagaaaatctcagtggcagcctggagttggaaactaagtaagtacctaatagcatcccgccaacccgcattcgATTAGCATGGTGTAGTTAAGCGTCGAATGTTCTTCTCGTGTAAAAAGAGCCTCTGCGGGCTATTCAAATATGCTAATAGTATATGTATAGTATCCTTAAGAATTATTTTTGGGGAATATCATCAATTGCTGTTTTTTTGAATAtcgataaagaaaattaatccGTTAATCATTTCGGGTaggtaaacatttaatattatttgtaaggGTAAGCAATGTTTAATGgcatctaaatataaaatattcgtCGTTTATGTctgccactgacgatcaagtaatctcacatgcttgCGCGATTGGCATGATGTCATGTACATCGTGAACAACACACAATAAGGAAACAGCTGTCAAGCTGTCatgctgttagcgctgcaggcatgtgagattacttgatcgtcagtggctgacattacgaTTAGTATCACAATTTCCCTGCAAAGCATAACAAAGTCTCTCCCCGGCCGGTATTATCTACCCCGGGAGTTCTTATTTTTATTcgagttttaattattaaaacttttatgaACTGCTTATTTCTTTTTATGAGATTGTTAAATTAATTCCTTTTGTTTGTTAACTCATTGCCGTCAGTgttaattgttaaaattttgtatagccGTTCCAGAGTTGTTTTGTAAACAAGAAATAATTACGTTGGCTACAAAGTTATTTGTATATCTTTTTGCTATTTAAATATGGAAGGCGCTTTTAAAACAGTTTAGATGCATTTAtattctactagctgacgccgcgcagtttcacccgcgtggtttccgttgccttaggaatatggggataatacatagcccatagtctatagtcttcctcgataaatgggctatctaacactgaaaaaatttttcaaatcggaccagtagttcctgagattagcgcgttccatCAAACAAACATGTCTGGGATAACGACAGgcttattatttttacagaaCAAAGCATGTTTAAACATGTCTGAAATAAAGACAGGCTTAGCAACTATATTTGAACACCATTATCACGTCCGTGAAATATCGTAAAATGAGCAGAAAGATCTATTCAAACCGAATACTCAATCGGCAGTGAGTCTAGTAagtaaatttaactttaaaatatgcATAACAGTTTTCCGATGCGATCCCCTTTCGGAATTTAAATACATCGAGAGGTATTAAGATACATTCCTATTCTACTGCACTCCGGAACttggtaaagaaaattcacTTATAAAATATTCCATTTTTAGAGAACCATGAGGAAATTCCTAGAACAGGTCTTTTAAATGTTTATGTTGCCAAGGGAACTTGAGATCTTGTAAAATTATCAGTGAATTTATATTGTACgtatttaatataacattttatttcatctaaagattttattgaaaaacacACGCATTTTTTGTAAACAATGTTAAACTAGCAAACACGGCTTCGAAGAAAAAGATAGTATTCAACGTTCAtcctttttaacagacttcaaaaaaaggaggaggtttctcatatatatatatatatatattgcagTATTTCAACCACTCTTGCACCCCTTATCTTTGCGACAAAATTAGGCTATGTGCATCTTCAAGGTTCGGGTTATTCGGTTCCGCAATTAAGCCGCGAAAAGGCAATAGACAAGCtttactttttgtaatattatacagcCAGAGGATAAATTAATTGTCTATACTCAATTTATTtgagtatatttaaaataatattaataagagaTTTTTAGGTTTTAAGACTGCGTGTATTTTAGGTGTAATCTCtcaatctactgaaccgattttgaaaattcttttacctctagaaaaagccacgttatttgttagtgccatgtgctatatttcatccccgtattctcacgggctcgggtgaaaccgtggggcgtttaataattaaattgaatacacagtacttgtaccgactcgtaaatctacgACACAcaactaatttataaacaaaaattaaaccatttttagtcaaatactcgtataattatcatttacgagtataacacaatattaaattttaccaaaaaaaatagtTCAGAGTAATTTTTGCGAGAAATATCGGTATTTGGCAAGAGAGGTTCTGGTAGAGAGCCGTAGCACGTTAAAGTTTTGCGAATAAGTAGAATTAAGTAAGGTTGCGGCTTAACGCCCCCGCAGTTTGctctaatagcattaacaagtTTCCAGACCGTATTGAGGAAATCTTTAcatattctaaaatatataaagccTCTAATTATAGGCAAGACTAGAGGACGCCCGTTACTTTGtacgcgtaaaattcagttttcagaaatcccgcgggaacccaTGGTAATGGAAACGATAGACTTTTCCAGAATAAAAACCCTACATGTTActcaataatctcctctatcttccaatgaaagtcccaCTAAAATCTTTACAGCCGTTCGAAAGACTAACCTGGATTAAAgaaagacaataattaaaaaaagaactcgTTTGTGAACttgagaaaaaaaagttattttgtttaaaatgacAAGacacaatttcaattttattttatacgtattagtcaaaaaattttgtaatcatgtcttatataaagtaaaaatataactgTCATTACTAGAAAATATAGACAGTTAGTGCAAGACAATAATTTGTTAGTGCAAGAAGAATTtgagagtaaaaaatattgagacaaaaaaaagcaatattaacggaaaaatttaattgaattcttTAAATTCAGTTTAATGGATAATCAACGGATCTAAGTATATGCCAAGATACAGATTATTGAGGTaactaaataatgaaatttatttggaACTATTTTCATTGCATCACTACGTACTTTATGACGAGgtttatttaatctccttcgACCGCTTTCATCAGAGTTCTCAACTTCACCAGCAGTAGACTTGTCTAGAGAATAATTTTCAACAACCGCTGGAGTACTAGTAGTTACccgtttttctttgtttttcttctcACTTGTGACTATAGGATTTTTTACTTCTATAGTAGATGCAGTTTCTGTAGCATCAGTCTTAGTGGGAGTATAAGCGGATTCAGTGTTATCAGACAGACTATGTATTTTTTCCTCTACAATTTCACTCGTCGTATCAACCGTCATTTtactcgcggtttcacccgccgtttcacccgctgtttcacccgccGTTTCACCCGCCGTTTCATCCGTCGTTTCACCTTTAGTTTCACCCACTGTTTCTGATATTTCAGGCGATTCCGATGAAGAATAAATTGGTGGATCTTTTGTTATTACGGAGCAAATATCAGCACAAGACTGTGTTAAATATCGTTGTTCTGCAGCACATGTTATTAACTGTTTCCACACTGTTAGAAGCTGATAGAGATACGGCTGCTTACAATCATTGGTGTATGTCTGTAGACCAGTTATTTCACTGTCGCATATAAGAGGACCTCCATTGTTaccctataaattaaaaataaaatactctgcttaaagattattattattaacacaaatcaatatatattttttttaaatattatatgcaTAACTTGCTTCAATCTTCgttgtatataatttattttcattatttgtttatttatttttaagtatttttataatatccatTAAATTTATACTTTACGAAATATTACCTACACATATTTTAAATCTAGTTTTTATTGTAGTCTTGtattgtttctttatttatctattacatattattaaaaataagtacctGACAAAAGTCAGGATCGGTTACAGCATCCTTGTCACTATCAGTAGCGCAAATCATAGTTtccttttcaaaattatttccaCAGGTTTCTGGCGTCGGTGGTAGAAGTTTGACATTCATTTGTATAAGGTTACGTTCTGTTACATTATATCGGctctacaaaaaataaataaaaatcaataattattatttatcgtaaATTCAAATAACACAGTGTACATGCGTTGACGCATTGGCTCCATGTCATAGACACAGAATcaagggagacagaatcaagacgtCCGGTCCGCCCGCAGCAGAataagctgaaaccggtaagtgacACAGTTCCTTTTGCTGTAGACCCTTGAGTCATAAAGTGCGACTCTATGACTCAAGGCTCTCTCTATGGCGAAAAAAatctccgaattatttcaccgcgactAGTTGCCTCGTCTGGTGACAGAAGAACATTTTGACATgacattttttgcgcaaatgtCCAAAGCAGAAATGCAACCAGTATTCGTGCCACCGTTCCaagtgggcatgatttgtatggTTATTGGAATAAGTTtcctatattatttattaattatttcgcAATAAAACAAAGTgtttaatacattatttataaactaaaatactTACAGCATAAACAAGTATGAAGCAGTTGTCTGAAGTATCATAATTGATGGCTATCGGAATTGGTGCCACAGAAGATGTCACATTAAAAGGGAACAGCGTTTTCAACAAGGAAATATCAGTCTTCCACCATTGTGTTGCGTTGTAGTTGTAAGGGCGTAATATCGTGATTatctaaaatgaaatttaaagtgaacttgaaaattttaatcgtTAGTCACTTTCATAGAACAAAATTCAAGTGATAAACTGtggagagagacgaatatcttcaATGGATTCATCATGAGGGCGTCGGGAATATTTATGACACAGATATAtgagagcctcaatagctcaacggtaggagcggtcggactcatcaccgaaaggTGGTGGTCCAATCCCCGCCCCATTGGACTATttcccactcctaatacagtcctAGACattgttggaggggaatgggaatattggtcatatttgaaaatatggcaaatattctttaaaaaaaggagcCCTTTGACATGCCCTTCACTGCTAGAGTTGttctactagagcagcttttcCCAGTTTTGAATACTCggttaagaatattttatagagatTTTGCTGCTGTCTCTCGCACCCACTTCTATCGTATATATTCAAACAGCGATTTTTATCagttagattataatatttaccaaaCAACCAATCAtaaggttttaaaaaatatcgtaaaacacggactgtatggtcaacgatcttagcttgtccccgtgatggacaaattaattatgaattaaaaatgtcgtataacgttgtagcaaactttttttgataaagtgaCGATTTCACTAtcaaagtaaaattatcaagatttttttggaTATATAAGTAAACTGCCAGGTGGTTAGGATGAGCATTGCCCTTTGTCTATTTCCCATCTCAAAATATGTCTTTTTTCGCATTCTACTAAAATACTTACCTCGCGTTCTTGTTCATCTTCGTCCTCATTTAAAGTTAACTTCGTGTCAATACTAATAGCTCCCACTCTTGCTAAAAGGGTTTTTTGTGGAAACGCAAGAGACACGGTGACTGAAGATATTAGCCAATCATCACTTATCAATGCAGCACTTCTAGTAAATCTTGCGTCATTCTCCAGAATTGTCTCGTCCGAGTAATATAGAAAAGCCTGTAAaaagttagttataatttataccGTATTATATAACCTcgtagaattttatttttctcaaagCGGTTTTTAATCTTTATCTACGTAGAAATAACAGCTATTCCTAATATTAAGTGTAGacagtaattattaaataaaagattttaagtTACTTCTATAATTTACGATACACGTAGATAATCATAAACgatcaattttaagtttttccAAATAACAGTAAGTTTATCTCAAAAGGCTTTATGAAtgttaatataaacattttagaaaaaaaacaaaaacttgaaCTTGAATTTTGGGCATATATCAATATCTTCCAGAGTTAATACCAAAAAAAACcgataaatagtttttactacAATAAATCGAGTGGGTGTTATGATCTATTTAATCCTAAGAACCTCAAACTGACcgaaaaaaatagaaattggaCGCGATCAAAGTGGATACAATGCTAGTAATAATCAAACACTTACCATATAAGGAAATGACCCGCGTCTAACCCCATTTTCACCTTCAGCTGCCACGCCTTTTAATGCAACTACAACACAAATTAATAGTTGCACTACAAGGAAATTTATTATAGCTGCAggttttaaaaaatccaatagaCTTACCTGCACAAAGCACGGCGAGCAAAAGAAAACGCATTAtctaataattgtaaaatacagtTATTTGTAAATCATTTGACACGGATATTTTATCCGTATCAAAAAGAATTGTTGACAGAATACGATTTGAAAGAAGAATACGAAAGcaactttttttaaacatatttttatgtcAGCAGAGAGGATAACAGCAAAAAGTTCGGATGACTGTTCAAGAATATATAAATCACTTGtgcaaacaaaatgaaaatggttAAATTCTTTCGCACTTTCCTCTTGTAAAAACCGAATTAGCGGAGTCATGTCCCATTATTTTCCGCCGTTATCTTTGACAAAGTTGCGACGAGTCTAGTCGAACGCATTAATCAGAACGGCAACGGAGCTGAGATGTATTATCCTCAATAAGGCAAAAAGAATGAGTTTGCAGATTTTAAACGCGTGTTTTATAGATAAGGTGCAGTATAAATCCGGGAAACATCTAATTATTCATGTAAGGGGGCGTTTAAGGACGCGTATTAATACGCTTGGAACGACGCGCCGTAGACTTTTGAGAAATTTACTAAGAATATTAAAAGTGTCTTTTTTATATTGCAGACAGGAACACGACATGGGCGGACGCAAACTCAAGCATATTCGTTTAAAATCATATATCCAATTCTAAAATAATCTTtagtaagaaatattatttgagAAGTAATTAATTGATGTATATTTAGTGTTTTTGTAACTGCAGGTAGGTTTTTAGAATGGaatggttaaaaatatttcaattaaactaaataataaggATATTGTGTTAGCCCTGTGGATAATGTgtgtatgacctctgcctccgattccggagggtgtaggttcgaatccggtccgggacatgcacctcgaacttttcagttaagtaggaaccttcttcttcttattattattcttatattttaagaatttaaatatcacgtgtcacaaacggtgaaggaatcgTGATCGtttcttaaatctctacgtgtatgaagtctgccaatccgcatttggcagcgtggtggactaaggccgaaaccttctcattctgagattggactcgtgctcagcagtgagctgaatgtaGGTTGTTAATTCTGAATAAGGATATTTACTTTAGTAAGTACAGTTTCCCCAGTGACATGGTATGTATTTCAGTTTACgctgttttttattaattattacttacctaagattttgtttttaatcatTTTGAGTAAACTTTGAAATTGTTATATCTGTAAATGAAGTGAAGTTTAAAAATCGAACAGCGATAACATTGTGATATTACCCTCAAATGAGCGGAAGGATCGTATCCGAACCGCTGATGTGGCGACGTCAGAACGACTTGCTCAGACGGTTATTGCACGACCAATTTAGCTGGAGCCCTTCTAATGCCCCGTACCTTAGTTGCTCGGTTTGTTTTCTACACATTCATCGGAGATGTGGGTGTCAGCTAATATTGGTGTGTCTATAACGACCCGAATGAACGAGCTACGTGTTTTGGCGGCTTCCCGCAATTGCTTACACTTCCTCCGAGTGGCCttagtttacttatttttaaaccatttttGTTCTATTGTATTCTGTTGAATGTCTGCATTCTACTATACCTTATgccttaattttgttaaataaaattttatattcaaattatattatCTGTTTTCTATAGAGAATATAATACAATGGAGAAACATATTATTATCGACGGTAtcatatactcgtatctataaaatttattataaacatacaaTTGTACATGACAGCAGTAACTACAAAATGAAGTCGACTTTGTAAGATCATTAGTGTACATACTTGTGTAAAATTACATTGTAGACATAGATTGTCTGAACTttccctgtagccaagtggcacgtcaattctctttctacgatcgcaaacgcttcgaaaactagaaaaatgtatggcaatgacagatctcgatcacgtgacctgtcgatagcaaatgtcattcccaaacatttttctagttttcgaagcgtttgcgatcttagaaagagaatctcacttggctacaggggctgtcgTTTTGAAGATAACGTTATTTGACTCGTATTACAACTAAATCACAATGTTtaattaatgatgattaatGTGTTTGTACATAGGTGCTTTAAGAGCCTCCGGTACCTTATGCTAGAGTTGCCCTGCGGTTTCCTCTAAAGATTCCTTACCTGAGAGTGTAAAAACCGGGACCGACATCTTAGCATGCTATCATaggcacgggagtgtaataCCATCAACTTCCCTACTCATGGCTGAGATTTGTTTTTACTGAGAATTCAATAGAAGAAATGTTTCTTTCGAATATAGAACTCGAACACAGGAAGCCGCAAAGGTTAACCACTAGGCCAACgagggtttttttttcatcaggCATTACATAGTATAAGCCGGCGCGAATGAGTCATTAGATCGGTCGGTTCGTGTCGTTATGAGCCGAGTTCGAAgtgttccgtgagttaggtgGGAAACAATGATGCCGGTACAGTTGTAGTCGCATTTTTTGGAtggtcgtcttccatttgttaagcatagtgaaatagtgacAGTGATGTAGAAGATAAGGAGTAAGTTATCCGttcattgcattgttagttacttgtcTGGTATGTAACACATTCGgagaagggaaatgttggtTATCTGTCAAAGACTtctttaaccctgctactatCGGTCGCCAGTCCGAGATTCGACCCTGCCATAGTACCAGCGATAGCTTGATCAATagtgtagttagagggtagaactgtagtagTAAGGCTAGTAATTATTCCGATAGTGATTGaaagtgttactttgtgtattttgCCATCCCTGACGTAAAGCGTAGAACTTAGTCGAGGCATACCACGATATCCCGATATTTAACCCGTGTGATTTCATATTCTccgatatatattattatggtgatattatttaaaaactttcaaaCGTAAGTAGGAATTTAAACTTCCGCAGTTCCAAGGCATCGCTACGTTCAACGCGGGAGGTGATATGAATATTAAACGGTTCAAGAATTAGAAGATTTATACGACGATTCGGAAGTTAGGACCCCCACTTAAATGAATGTTTAACATTATCTGCGCAGTTTTAGGGAGTTGAGCCTCTTAACAAGTTGCGAAAACTTTAATAGACAGCGGCTCTCGGGCGATTAATTCCGAGACGTGGAATGGTCGACGGGAATTCTTAATGTGAAAGGGTGTCTTTCCAATCGATGAATTAAATGCATTGGACTAACATTGTTTAGATAAATTCTTTGTTTAACTAAGAATTAAGATCGCTAAGGgcgttgtcttaatttaatttaataaagttgCATTAGTAGCAGAGTTGCCTGTCAATGAAAGTaggatgaaaaaattaaatacgaaacagaaatataatataatgtaatctatgctatttatttgaatcaaatatttttttaagttaaagtctacaaaatatattgattcaCATACTGTATTAGGTAAATTGCTATATAGGTACGTGTAGGTACTTTTGACGTGCTTAGGTTTATCTTTATTAAACCACCTAAAATGGTTTATAGCAGGGCAGAGACACCTGATATTACTATATGAGAGAGGGATTCTGAGCTAGAGTCACCATAATGCTAAATTACGGGAAATCGGACTTAgggagatattttttttctttacaagtaagcccttgactacaatctcacctgctagTAGTAGTGATGATACAATCCAAGATGTAAGCGGActaattgttaggaggaggatgaaaatccaaaccccttcggtttctacacgacatcgtaccggaacgctgcaatgggcagggcacatagtacgaagagccgatgcttcactagatggaccgacatcaagcggattgcagggagccattggatgctggtggctctcGACCGTGGTGTTGGGAATTCCTAGCAAGAGGCCCTTTTCCAGCAgtagatgtccatcggctgttcaTGATGAatgaagatgataatgataatgacacacTCTCACAAGCCTACGTGGTATACCATTGACTTCCTAACTTCGGATTGCTTCTTGTTGTAACAAGAATATTAATCAgttatgattttcttataaattattgagtattttaattttaatttctgacattaatttttaatttttgacttcatttatattgacattgtttaatggattctgatagtaaattaattatttttatttgatgttaagaaagatagatatttttattcgatgttaagaatgcttcgtcaaattatgttaattgtacttgtattttctttatttaaaccatgttcaccgatttaatatttaattattggaattattagttagtataatattatttttaatattcatacacctgtcaaggtagaaagtatgtatgtctatagttctgtaaaccttctgtactttctcatgaataaataaattattattaattgattatgaaacacggctaaaactcacgtgatattaggtcggagtatgcccgactagtttcgaagaTTGAGATTGTTGTattttggatcgtgccgcgatgcaagaaccagctcatgactaagggtcccgtatgggttcgaaactagtcgggcatactccgacctaatatcacgtgagttttagccg
This window of the Bicyclus anynana chromosome 6, ilBicAnyn1.1, whole genome shotgun sequence genome carries:
- the LOC112050327 gene encoding uncharacterized protein LOC112050327; protein product: MRFLLLAVLCAVQLLICVVVALKGVAAEGENGVRRGSFPYMAFLYYSDETILENDARFTRSAALISDDWLISSVTVSLAFPQKTLLARVGAISIDTKLTLNEDEDEQEREIITILRPYNYNATQWWKTDISLLKTLFPFNVTSSVAPIPIAINYDTSDNCFILVYASRYNVTERNLIQMNVKLLPPTPETCGNNFEKETMICATDSDKDAVTDPDFCQGNNGGPLICDSEITGLQTYTNDCKQPYLYQLLTVWKQLITCAAEQRYLTQSCADICSVITKDPPIYSSSESPEISETVGETKGETTDETAGETAGETAGETAGETASKMTVDTTSEIVEEKIHSLSDNTESAYTPTKTDATETASTIEVKNPIVTSEKKNKEKRVTTSTPAVVENYSLDKSTAGEVENSDESGRRRLNKPRHKVRSDAMKIVPNKFHYLVTSIICILAYT